One window from the genome of Erwinia sorbitola encodes:
- the ptsI gene encoding phosphoenolpyruvate-protein phosphotransferase PtsI — translation MISGILASPGIAFGKALLLKEDEIIINRKKISADQVDQEVQRFLDGRKKAAVQLEAIKIKAGETFGEEKEAIFEGHIMLLEDEELEQEIIALIKDEHATADAAAFSVIEGQAKALEELDDEYLKERAADVRDIGKRLLQNILGLHIVDLSAINEEVLLIAKDLTPSETAQLNLNKVLGFITDIGGRTSHTSIMARSLELPAIVGTGDVTSQVKNDDFLILDGVNNQVYVNPTPEKIEELKAVAHQYLSEKTELAKLKDLPAITLDGHQVEVCANIGTVRDVAGAERNGAEGVGLYRTEFLFMDRESLPTEDEQFQAYKAVAEAVGSQAVIVRTMDIGGDKDLPYMNLPKEDNPFLGWRAIRIAMDRPEILHAQLRAILRASAFGKLRIMFPMIIAVEEVRFLRAELETLKGQLREEGKAFDESIEVGIMVETPASAAIAHHLAKEVDFFSIGTNDLTQYTLAVDRGNDLISHLYNPMSPSVLTLIKQVIDASHAEGKWTGMCGELAGDERATLLLLGMGLDEFSMSAISIPRIKKIIRNTNFEDAKALAEQALAQPTADELMNLVNKFIEEKTLC, via the coding sequence ATGATTTCAGGCATTTTAGCATCACCGGGTATCGCTTTCGGCAAGGCTCTTCTGCTGAAAGAAGATGAGATTATCATCAACCGGAAAAAGATTTCTGCCGACCAGGTCGATCAGGAAGTTCAACGTTTTCTTGATGGTCGTAAAAAGGCTGCCGTGCAGCTGGAAGCGATCAAAATCAAAGCCGGGGAAACCTTCGGTGAAGAGAAAGAAGCGATCTTCGAAGGGCATATTATGCTGCTTGAAGATGAAGAACTTGAGCAGGAAATCATCGCCCTGATCAAAGACGAGCATGCTACTGCTGATGCTGCTGCCTTTTCTGTGATTGAAGGTCAGGCGAAAGCACTGGAAGAGCTTGATGACGAGTATCTGAAAGAGCGCGCTGCCGACGTACGCGATATCGGTAAACGCCTGCTGCAAAACATTCTTGGCCTGCATATTGTTGACCTCAGCGCCATTAACGAAGAAGTACTGCTGATTGCGAAGGATTTGACCCCGTCAGAAACCGCACAGCTTAACCTGAACAAAGTGCTGGGCTTTATTACCGATATCGGTGGCCGCACCTCACACACCTCGATCATGGCGCGTTCTCTGGAATTGCCTGCTATCGTCGGCACCGGTGATGTGACCAGTCAGGTAAAAAATGATGATTTCCTGATCCTCGATGGCGTGAATAATCAGGTGTACGTTAACCCTACACCTGAAAAAATCGAAGAGCTGAAAGCGGTAGCTCACCAGTATCTCAGCGAGAAAACCGAGCTGGCGAAACTGAAAGATCTGCCTGCAATCACTCTGGATGGCCATCAGGTAGAAGTTTGTGCCAACATCGGTACCGTGCGCGATGTCGCGGGTGCTGAACGTAACGGCGCAGAAGGTGTCGGCCTGTATCGCACCGAGTTCCTGTTTATGGATCGCGAATCACTGCCAACTGAAGATGAGCAGTTCCAGGCGTATAAAGCCGTTGCCGAAGCCGTTGGCTCTCAGGCAGTAATCGTACGTACCATGGATATCGGCGGTGACAAAGACCTGCCGTACATGAATCTGCCAAAAGAAGACAACCCATTCCTTGGCTGGCGTGCCATTCGCATTGCAATGGATCGCCCTGAAATACTTCATGCCCAGCTGCGCGCTATCCTGCGTGCTTCTGCGTTCGGCAAACTGCGTATTATGTTCCCGATGATTATCGCAGTTGAAGAAGTTCGCTTCCTGCGAGCTGAACTGGAAACGCTGAAAGGCCAGCTGCGCGAAGAGGGTAAAGCCTTCGACGAAAGCATTGAAGTTGGCATTATGGTGGAAACACCTGCCTCAGCAGCGATTGCCCATCATCTGGCGAAAGAAGTCGATTTCTTCAGTATTGGGACCAACGACCTCACGCAGTATACTCTCGCCGTGGATCGTGGTAATGACCTGATTTCGCACCTCTACAACCCAATGTCACCTTCTGTTCTGACGCTGATTAAGCAGGTTATTGATGCTTCTCACGCTGAAGGCAAGTGGACTGGTATGTGTGGTGAGCTGGCTGGCGACGAACGTGCTACACTATTGCTATTGGGAATGGGGCTGGACGAATTCAGTATGAGTGCCATTTCTATTCCACGCATCAAGAAAATCATTCGCAACACGAATTTCGAAGATGCGAAGGCATTGGCAGAGCAGGCTCTGGCTCAACCTACAGCGGACGAGTTGATGAACCTGGTCAACAAGTTCATTGAAGAAAAAACACTCTGCTGA
- a CDS encoding ATP-binding protein, whose product MKSWFRGFLFWKILLGFWLTYIAITQLLWLGFSLYGKHHEPPENMATKRIVNLQMTSAVSVLQRGGLEALNDMMIDWPPNDRRFFSVKLMDKPPQQAAPRDELNRDLAPGEFPKEVTEWVTGADGRQYQLRYDVAGLRADSSMGGHPRSILNMPEPLFIVGGICGLFFSLFLAWNLTRPMRQLRAGFARVSKGDLSVRLFPKMRRRHDEFSVVAQDFDAMVERLSVLVQAREELLHDVSHELRSPLARLQLATGLARQTPESVNSSLDRIDEEARRLDKMIGELLTLSRAEHQSLPDEQYFDLLGLLNAVTNDARYEAQIPGVEILLNADEQQDYTVKGDANLIRSAVENVVRNALRFSMHGQQVLITLRQEHDWLAISVRDYGPGVEADKLSSIFDPFVRVNSPLSGKGYGLGLSIVRKVVIAHQGEVSAVNARDGGLELTIRLPHWVV is encoded by the coding sequence ATGAAATCCTGGTTTCGCGGTTTTCTGTTCTGGAAAATTCTTCTGGGTTTCTGGCTGACCTATATTGCGATTACCCAGCTGCTGTGGCTGGGTTTTAGTCTGTATGGCAAGCATCATGAACCGCCGGAAAATATGGCGACTAAGCGTATTGTTAATTTGCAGATGACCTCTGCGGTGTCGGTGCTGCAACGCGGTGGGCTGGAAGCGCTGAACGATATGATGATCGACTGGCCGCCAAACGATCGGCGTTTTTTCTCCGTGAAACTGATGGATAAACCGCCGCAGCAGGCTGCCCCGCGCGATGAGCTCAACCGCGATCTTGCCCCCGGCGAGTTCCCCAAAGAGGTGACGGAATGGGTCACCGGCGCTGACGGTCGCCAGTACCAGCTGCGGTACGATGTGGCAGGTCTGCGTGCCGACAGCTCAATGGGGGGACATCCGCGCAGTATTCTTAATATGCCGGAGCCGTTATTTATCGTCGGTGGTATCTGCGGGCTGTTTTTCAGTCTGTTTCTGGCGTGGAACCTGACGCGCCCGATGCGCCAGCTGCGTGCAGGTTTTGCCCGCGTATCAAAGGGCGATCTTTCGGTGCGACTGTTCCCCAAAATGCGACGCAGACACGATGAGTTCTCGGTAGTTGCTCAGGACTTTGATGCAATGGTTGAGCGCCTGTCGGTGCTGGTGCAGGCGCGTGAAGAGCTGCTGCATGATGTCTCTCACGAGCTGCGATCGCCGCTGGCACGGTTACAGCTGGCAACCGGCCTGGCTCGTCAGACCCCTGAAAGCGTAAACAGCTCCCTGGATCGGATTGATGAAGAGGCGCGTCGCCTGGATAAGATGATTGGTGAGCTGCTGACCCTGTCGCGTGCGGAACATCAGAGCCTGCCGGATGAGCAATATTTCGATCTGCTGGGGTTGCTGAACGCGGTTACCAATGATGCACGCTATGAAGCACAGATTCCTGGTGTAGAAATTTTGCTAAATGCTGACGAACAGCAGGATTATACGGTGAAAGGAGATGCTAACCTGATCCGCTCGGCAGTGGAAAATGTGGTGCGTAATGCGCTGCGATTCTCCATGCATGGTCAGCAGGTGTTAATTACGCTGCGTCAGGAGCATGACTGGCTGGCGATCAGCGTACGTGATTACGGGCCGGGCGTAGAGGCCGACAAGCTTTCCAGTATCTTTGATCCTTTTGTCCGCGTTAATTCACCATTGTCAGGGAAAGGCTACGGGCTTGGGCTATCAATCGTGCGTAAGGTGGTGATAGCTCATCAGGGAGAAGTCAGCGCCGTGAACGCCCGCGATGGCGGACTGGAGCTCACTATTCGCCTGCCGCACTGGGTGGTGTAG
- a CDS encoding response regulator transcription factor — MKILLVDDDLELGTMLSQYLIAEGFDASLVLTGKAGVEGALSGEYSAMILDIMLPDMSGIDVLRQVRQNGRLPVIMLTAKGDNIDRVIGLEMGADDYMPKPCYPRELVARLRAVLRRVEEQPVSIENKEVISWGELTLNPATRISEWQKKPFDLTASEFNLLDLLLRSPDRVVSKDELSEKGLGRPREAYDRSVDVHISNIRQKLAALTNDTINIETVRSIGYRIR, encoded by the coding sequence ATGAAAATTTTACTGGTTGATGACGACCTCGAACTGGGCACCATGCTCAGTCAGTACCTGATTGCCGAAGGTTTTGATGCTTCACTGGTGTTAACGGGGAAAGCCGGGGTGGAAGGTGCGCTCTCCGGCGAGTATAGCGCTATGATCCTCGATATTATGCTACCCGATATGAGCGGCATCGATGTGCTGCGCCAGGTGCGTCAGAATGGCCGTTTGCCGGTGATTATGCTGACCGCAAAGGGCGATAATATTGACCGGGTTATTGGGCTGGAGATGGGCGCCGATGACTATATGCCGAAGCCATGCTACCCGCGTGAACTGGTGGCCCGCCTGCGTGCGGTGCTGCGTCGCGTTGAAGAGCAGCCAGTTTCTATAGAAAATAAAGAGGTGATTAGCTGGGGCGAGCTGACGTTGAACCCGGCGACCCGCATCAGCGAATGGCAGAAAAAACCCTTCGATCTCACCGCTTCAGAATTTAATCTGCTGGATTTGCTTCTGCGCTCCCCCGATCGCGTGGTTTCAAAAGACGAACTGTCGGAGAAAGGGCTTGGCCGTCCGCGTGAGGCTTATGACCGCAGCGTAGATGTGCATATCAGTAATATTCGCCAGAAACTGGCAGCGCTGACCAACGACACCATCAATATCGAGACAGTGCGCAGCATTGGTTACCGTATCCGATGA
- the crr gene encoding PTS glucose transporter subunit IIA — protein sequence MGLFSKLFGDKSDSASGVIEIVAPLSGEIVNIEDVPDVVFAEKIVGDGIAIKPTGNKMVAPVDGTIGKIFETNHAFSIESDSGIELFVHFGIDTVELKGEGFKRIAEEGQKVKKGDVVIEFDLALLEEKAKSTLTPVVISNMDEIKELVKLTGNVIVGETPVIRIKK from the coding sequence ATGGGTTTGTTTTCAAAACTTTTCGGCGATAAGTCTGATTCCGCATCAGGTGTCATTGAGATCGTTGCACCTCTGTCGGGCGAAATCGTCAATATCGAAGACGTTCCGGACGTAGTGTTTGCAGAGAAAATTGTCGGCGACGGTATCGCTATCAAACCTACCGGCAATAAAATGGTTGCGCCGGTTGATGGCACCATCGGTAAAATTTTCGAAACCAATCATGCTTTTTCCATCGAATCAGACAGCGGCATTGAGCTGTTTGTACACTTCGGGATTGACACCGTTGAACTGAAAGGCGAAGGCTTCAAACGCATCGCTGAAGAAGGTCAGAAAGTGAAAAAAGGCGACGTGGTGATCGAGTTTGATCTGGCGCTGCTGGAAGAGAAAGCAAAATCTACTCTGACCCCGGTTGTGATCTCCAATATGGATGAGATCAAAGAACTGGTTAAGCTGACGGGTAACGTAATCGTGGGTGAAACCCCGGTTATCCGTATCAAGAAGTAA
- a CDS encoding GntR family transcriptional regulator, giving the protein MSGAISARQQEVQRIIDALSMAIAQHRLKPGVRLVEAQIVEALSANRNHVQAALQRLALQHIVTIAPNRGAKVAQPTAREAREVFIARRAIERAMLAGISVDKMALHGDEIEAHLQGEGAAAASEDRRDIVRQLSQFHLLLAKISDNRVLTEMLSNLMVRSSLIVALYQRNDRPECQCQEHRAIIAALRAGNVAEAQTVMDDHLNFIEQQLELDVTPAAPVSLRDALSGW; this is encoded by the coding sequence ATGAGCGGTGCGATCAGCGCCAGGCAGCAGGAAGTACAGCGCATCATCGACGCACTGTCGATGGCTATTGCCCAGCACCGGCTTAAACCCGGTGTAAGGCTGGTAGAGGCACAAATTGTTGAAGCACTGTCAGCCAATCGCAATCATGTTCAGGCGGCCCTCCAGAGGCTGGCATTACAGCATATCGTCACTATCGCCCCTAATCGTGGCGCAAAAGTAGCGCAGCCGACAGCGCGTGAAGCGCGGGAAGTGTTTATTGCCCGCCGTGCCATTGAGCGGGCGATGCTTGCCGGGATCAGCGTTGACAAGATGGCGCTGCATGGTGATGAGATTGAGGCACATCTGCAGGGGGAGGGCGCCGCCGCCGCAAGTGAAGATCGCCGGGATATTGTGCGGCAACTGAGCCAGTTTCATCTGCTGCTGGCTAAAATCAGCGATAACCGCGTATTGACTGAGATGCTCTCCAATCTGATGGTTCGCAGCTCGTTGATTGTTGCACTATACCAACGCAATGACAGGCCTGAATGTCAGTGTCAGGAGCACCGGGCAATTATCGCCGCGCTGCGGGCAGGCAATGTGGCTGAGGCCCAGACGGTGATGGATGACCATCTGAACTTTATTGAGCAACAGCTGGAGCTGGATGTTACTCCAGCCGCTCCGGTCAGCCTGCGCGATGCATTAAGCGGCTGGTAA
- the cysM gene encoding cysteine synthase CysM encodes MTTIENTIGNTPLIQLQRLTPDNGSEIWLKLEGNNPAGSVKDRAALSMIKQAELRGEIHPGDVLIEATSGNTGIALAMIAAMKGYTLKLLMPDNMSIERQAAMRAYGAELILVGREQGMEGARDLANEMAARGEGKVLDQFNNPDNPLGHYLTTGPEIWQQTAGRLTHFVSSMGTTGTITGVGRYLKEQSQTVSIVGLQPSEGSSIPGIRRWPAAYLPGIFRPELVDQVMDMSQQEAEETMRLLARREGIFCGVSSGGAVAGALRIAQAHPGSVIVAIVCDRGDRYLSTGVY; translated from the coding sequence TTGACCACAATCGAAAATACCATCGGCAATACGCCGCTGATTCAGCTACAGCGCCTGACGCCCGATAACGGCAGTGAAATCTGGCTTAAGCTGGAAGGAAATAATCCTGCCGGTTCGGTAAAAGATCGCGCCGCATTATCGATGATCAAACAGGCAGAGCTGCGCGGTGAAATTCATCCCGGCGATGTGCTGATCGAAGCAACCAGCGGCAACACAGGCATCGCGCTGGCGATGATCGCTGCCATGAAAGGCTATACGCTAAAGCTTCTGATGCCAGATAATATGAGCATTGAGCGGCAGGCGGCAATGCGTGCCTATGGCGCAGAGCTGATTCTGGTAGGTCGTGAGCAGGGGATGGAAGGCGCCCGCGACCTGGCGAATGAGATGGCCGCTCGCGGTGAAGGTAAGGTGCTGGATCAGTTTAATAATCCGGATAACCCGCTGGGCCACTACCTCACCACCGGGCCGGAGATCTGGCAACAAACGGCAGGGCGTTTAACTCATTTTGTTTCCAGCATGGGCACAACGGGCACCATTACCGGCGTTGGGCGCTATCTGAAAGAGCAGAGCCAGACCGTTTCCATCGTCGGGCTGCAACCCTCAGAGGGCAGCAGTATTCCGGGTATCCGCCGCTGGCCCGCCGCCTATCTGCCGGGTATTTTCCGCCCTGAGCTGGTGGATCAGGTGATGGATATGTCACAGCAGGAAGCTGAAGAGACGATGCGTCTGCTCGCCCGGCGCGAAGGTATTTTCTGTGGCGTCAGCTCCGGTGGTGCGGTGGCAGGCGCTCTGCGTATTGCACAGGCCCATCCGGGGAGCGTGATTGTGGCGATCGTCTGCGATCGTGGCGATCGCTATCTCTCCACCGGCGTTTACTGA